From one Planktothrix agardhii NIES-204 genomic stretch:
- the apnA gene encoding amino acid adenylation domain protein: protein MFKQSIHQLFETQVERTPEAVAVLSEQGQLTYEELNTKANQLAHYLRTLGVKSETLVGLCVDRSLEMIIGLLGILKAGGAYVPLDPTYPRERLTYMVQDAQISVLVTQAQWSNLISDYKGQVVCLDSQWPKIASHSQENLVNTVNPENLAYVIYTSGSTGKPKGVMIEHQSLVNFTKLAINQYQITKSDRLLQFASISFDVAAEEIYVTLCSGATLILRTEEMISSIPLFVQKSQDWQITVWDLPTAYWHLFVNELVKSKIALPNSLRLVIIGGERVQPELVRMWFKNVGDFPELINAYGPTEGTIEVSLCRLSQLTQSQRNRTEIPIGKSLGENISVYVLDETLKTVPPETPGEIYIGGAAVARGYLNRPELTAQKFIQAPFNPLERLYKTGDLGRYLADGNLEYLERIDHQVKINGFRVELGEIETVLLQHHQVAQTVVIDREDTLGNKRLVAYLVPHSTEENLTVTLQQFLNNKLPGYMIPGTFVVLNELPLSPNGKIDRQALPIPDYDGNERQTPFIAPRNQQEEKLAKIWHQVFGLEKIGVNDNFFHLGGHSLIATQILSRIRDIFEIEVSFKKLLENPTIGDLSQTITEQQQDKKTTSFKTIKPIARDGYLPVSFAQERVYFIEQLAPSITAYQFQDSLRIKGFLDVSILEKSISEILRRHEIFRTTFPSVAGKLVQVIHPPEPVTIPIIDLQNISKDKQEEEVKKLTEQAIQKPFDISQLPLIHWTLLKLNEQEWVLIHVEHHMVHDGWSFNLFLKELVALYQAFSQGKPSPLSEPSLQFVDFAHWQREWTKTEEATAQLNYWHQKLAGSPPLLELPYDRPRSTEQTYQGGMVRMELPLDVCKTLRSLGRQEGVTLFMSMFAVFVAQIYRYTGQEDICVGSGVANRRLRETEGLIGMIVNNIVLRTDVSGNPTFKQLLEQVRQVTLEGYANEDLPFDKVVEVLKPVRHLSYNPLFQVMFSFHDAQLPDLNLSGLSIKLNEAVSNKSAKFDLDIVVIPRSEQRVGRNSTAETKGIETEGITMVWEYNTDLFDESTINRMVEDYQTLLQGILANPNQKLSQYSLLTEQQKHQLLVEWNNTQAEYPKVNGIHQLFEEQVKKTPEAIAVLFEDKYLSYQQLNEQANQLAHYLKTLGVKPDDLVGIFLERSLEMFIGLLGILKAGGAYLPLDPTYPEDRLAYMVNDAQVSIVVTLEKWANLKTQQALQWVCLDSQKDTIAQESSQNPELLLNEKNLAYVIYTSGSTGQPKGVLIEHQSLINFTQSAIKKYEITAQDTVLQFASINFDAAAEEIYPCLSCGGTLVLRTEEMMKSVSAFIQESEKKEVTIWDLPTAYWHLLVSEIIQENLRLPPSLRLVILGGERVLPERVKMWQEYVGQYPQLVNSYGPTESTVVSTLHYLEESPISQPEIPIGKPIDNVQVYILDQYLQSMPIGVPGELHIGGLGIARGYLNQPELTVEKFIDNPFKTGEKLYKTGDLVRYKFNGNLEFLGRIDSQVKIRGFRIELTEIETVLDQYSSIKQSVVIAREDSPGIKRLVAYLVGNKHENKIEEIRHYLKQKLPPYMVPSAFVFLEEIPVTPNGKVDHRALPIPETTSLESGFAAPKTPIEERLTAIWAEVLRLEKVSIHDNFFELGGDSIISIQMISKANQMGLQLSPKQLFQYQTIAELATVVGIDKQIKANQELVTGIIPLTPIQHWLFEQDLPDINYFNQSALIEVPATVNPEPLKQVIQALLNHHDALRLHYLQEDENLTQISDSTKEAIPLEVIHLSQLSPNAQKTAIIAKDEETQRSLNLATGDIVKVVLFNLGNEQPSQLLIVIHHLAIDGISWRILLEDLATAYQQISQGQEIKLPLKTTSFQDWSNQLVTYSQSEKLKQEKDYWLSQLTEEIVSLPIDYAWTKESNQLSFAKVINLSLNEEETRGLLQDVPGVYNTQINDVLLTALLESFSQWTGEKSLIVDLEGHGREDLFEVIDLSRTVGWFTTLFPVRLEGSKTGQLPETLKSVKEQLRRLPNRGIGYGVLKYLSKDEEVKKEFEDLMKAQVSFNYLGQFDQVLSASGVLGEVKEWKTERSLVGNRSHLLEISGLIRSQKLEMQFVYSEKVHQRETIEKLANGFMIVLKSLILHCQSYKDKSYTPSDFAAAQVSQEQLDKFLSKINQKKGKTR from the coding sequence ATGTTCAAGCAATCTATCCACCAGTTATTTGAAACCCAAGTTGAACGCACACCAGAAGCAGTGGCCGTCCTTTCAGAACAAGGGCAATTGACCTATGAGGAATTAAATACTAAAGCGAATCAACTAGCCCATTATTTGCGAACCCTGGGGGTTAAGTCCGAAACATTGGTGGGACTTTGTGTTGATCGCTCCCTAGAGATGATCATTGGCTTATTAGGGATTCTCAAGGCAGGGGGAGCCTATGTTCCACTAGATCCAACTTATCCCAGGGAAAGATTGACCTACATGGTGCAGGATGCTCAAATATCTGTATTGGTCACGCAAGCACAATGGTCTAACTTAATTTCCGACTATAAAGGACAGGTAGTTTGTTTAGATAGTCAATGGCCAAAAATTGCCAGTCATAGTCAGGAGAATCTGGTTAATACTGTAAATCCTGAGAATTTAGCCTATGTCATCTACACATCGGGATCAACGGGAAAACCGAAGGGGGTGATGATTGAACACCAATCCTTGGTAAATTTTACTAAACTAGCGATCAATCAATATCAGATAACCAAAAGCGATCGCCTTCTTCAATTTGCCTCTATTAGTTTTGATGTGGCCGCAGAGGAAATCTATGTTACTCTTTGTTCTGGTGCTACCTTAATCTTACGAACTGAAGAAATGATCAGTTCTATTCCTTTATTTGTTCAAAAATCCCAAGATTGGCAAATAACTGTTTGGGACTTACCCACCGCTTACTGGCATTTATTCGTTAATGAATTAGTTAAGAGTAAAATAGCATTACCAAACAGCTTGCGATTAGTCATTATTGGTGGAGAAAGAGTTCAACCAGAATTGGTGAGAATGTGGTTTAAAAATGTAGGAGATTTTCCTGAATTAATTAATGCTTACGGTCCTACGGAAGGGACAATTGAGGTAAGCCTTTGTCGCCTATCACAACTGACACAAAGTCAACGCAACAGGACAGAAATTCCTATTGGAAAGAGTTTAGGAGAAAATATTTCAGTTTATGTTTTAGATGAAACCTTAAAAACCGTTCCTCCTGAAACACCAGGAGAAATTTATATCGGTGGTGCGGCGGTTGCAAGGGGTTATCTAAATCGTCCAGAATTAACCGCTCAAAAATTTATTCAAGCTCCCTTTAACCCCTTAGAAAGATTGTATAAAACAGGAGATTTAGGCAGATATTTAGCCGACGGTAATTTAGAGTATTTAGAAAGAATAGATCATCAAGTTAAAATCAACGGTTTCAGGGTTGAATTAGGGGAAATTGAAACCGTTTTACTGCAACATCATCAAGTCGCTCAAACGGTTGTTATTGATCGAGAAGATACTCTGGGAAATAAAAGATTAGTTGCTTATCTTGTTCCCCATTCAACCGAGGAAAACCTAACCGTAACTCTGCAACAATTTCTGAACAATAAGCTTCCTGGCTATATGATTCCTGGGACTTTTGTTGTATTAAATGAGTTGCCCCTTAGTCCCAATGGAAAAATTGATCGTCAAGCTTTACCCATACCAGATTATGACGGAAACGAGCGTCAAACTCCCTTTATTGCCCCTCGTAATCAACAAGAAGAAAAATTAGCAAAAATTTGGCATCAGGTATTTGGATTAGAAAAAATTGGGGTCAATGACAACTTTTTTCACTTGGGGGGACATTCCCTAATTGCCACACAAATTTTATCTCGAATACGGGATATTTTTGAGATTGAAGTTTCCTTTAAAAAATTGTTGGAGAATCCCACAATTGGAGATTTAAGTCAAACAATTACAGAGCAACAGCAAGATAAAAAAACAACTAGCTTTAAAACAATCAAGCCTATTGCACGGGACGGTTATTTGCCTGTTTCTTTTGCTCAAGAAAGGGTTTATTTTATTGAACAATTAGCCCCCTCGATCACCGCCTATCAATTTCAAGACAGTCTACGCATTAAAGGCTTTTTAGATGTATCTATTTTAGAAAAAAGTATCAGTGAAATTCTACGTCGTCATGAAATATTCCGCACCACATTTCCCTCTGTAGCGGGGAAACTGGTACAAGTCATTCATCCACCCGAACCCGTTACAATACCCATTATTGACTTACAAAATATTTCCAAAGATAAACAGGAAGAAGAGGTTAAAAAACTGACTGAGCAGGCAATCCAAAAACCCTTTGATATTAGTCAATTACCGTTAATACATTGGACATTGTTAAAATTAAATGAACAAGAATGGGTGTTAATTCATGTGGAACATCACATGGTACATGATGGCTGGTCATTTAATTTATTTTTAAAGGAATTAGTCGCCCTTTATCAAGCGTTTTCTCAAGGAAAACCTTCTCCATTAAGTGAACCTTCCTTGCAGTTTGTGGATTTTGCCCATTGGCAACGAGAATGGACGAAAACAGAGGAAGCAACAGCCCAACTCAACTATTGGCATCAAAAATTAGCGGGTAGTCCTCCTCTATTGGAATTACCCTATGATCGTCCTCGGTCAACCGAGCAAACCTATCAAGGGGGAATGGTAAGAATGGAACTCCCCTTAGATGTGTGCAAAACCCTGAGAAGCTTGGGCCGCCAAGAGGGGGTGACACTCTTTATGAGTATGTTTGCAGTCTTTGTCGCCCAAATTTATCGCTACACAGGCCAAGAAGACATTTGTGTGGGTTCTGGAGTCGCTAACCGACGGTTGCGAGAGACAGAGGGACTCATTGGCATGATTGTCAATAATATCGTGCTTCGTACTGATGTTTCGGGAAATCCCACTTTTAAACAACTGTTAGAGCAAGTACGTCAAGTTACCCTGGAAGGTTATGCAAATGAAGACTTACCTTTTGATAAAGTTGTCGAAGTGTTAAAACCCGTTCGTCATTTGAGTTATAACCCTTTATTTCAGGTGATGTTTAGTTTCCATGATGCTCAGTTGCCTGATTTGAATTTATCTGGCTTAAGTATTAAACTGAACGAAGCGGTTAGTAATAAATCGGCTAAATTCGATCTAGATATTGTGGTTATTCCTCGTTCTGAGCAACGGGTTGGACGTAATTCTACCGCAGAAACCAAGGGAATTGAGACAGAAGGCATTACGATGGTTTGGGAATATAATACTGACCTCTTTGATGAATCTACTATCAACAGAATGGTCGAAGATTATCAAACCCTATTACAAGGGATTTTAGCTAATCCCAATCAAAAACTATCTCAATATTCCCTGTTAACGGAGCAACAGAAACATCAGTTATTAGTGGAATGGAATAACACTCAAGCTGAGTATCCGAAAGTTAACGGAATCCATCAACTTTTTGAAGAACAGGTCAAGAAAACACCAGAGGCGATCGCTGTTCTATTTGAGGATAAATACCTCAGCTATCAACAATTAAACGAACAGGCAAACCAACTTGCTCATTATCTCAAAACATTAGGAGTTAAACCTGACGACTTAGTCGGCATTTTTCTGGAACGTTCCTTAGAAATGTTCATTGGACTATTAGGAATACTCAAAGCAGGAGGAGCCTATTTACCCCTAGATCCCACCTATCCAGAAGATAGACTGGCTTATATGGTTAATGACGCTCAAGTTTCTATTGTGGTTACTTTAGAAAAATGGGCAAATCTAAAAACTCAACAGGCACTTCAATGGGTTTGTTTAGATAGTCAAAAAGACACTATTGCTCAAGAAAGTAGCCAGAATCCTGAACTTTTATTAAATGAAAAAAACCTTGCTTATGTTATCTATACATCAGGATCTACGGGACAACCAAAAGGGGTATTAATTGAACATCAATCTTTGATTAACTTTACCCAAAGTGCGATAAAAAAATATGAAATAACCGCACAAGATACCGTCTTACAATTCGCTTCTATTAATTTTGATGCGGCAGCAGAAGAAATTTATCCCTGTTTAAGTTGTGGGGGAACCTTAGTTTTGAGAACAGAAGAAATGATGAAATCTGTCTCCGCATTTATACAGGAATCTGAGAAAAAAGAAGTAACAATTTGGGATTTACCCACCGCTTACTGGCATTTATTAGTCAGTGAAATTATTCAAGAAAATCTCCGATTACCGCCATCTTTGAGACTGGTAATTCTAGGAGGTGAGCGAGTGTTACCAGAAAGGGTAAAAATGTGGCAGGAATATGTGGGACAATATCCCCAACTGGTTAATAGTTATGGCCCCACAGAATCCACCGTTGTCTCTACCCTACACTATCTAGAAGAAAGCCCTATTAGTCAACCAGAAATTCCCATCGGAAAACCCATTGATAACGTCCAAGTTTACATCTTAGATCAATACCTACAATCGATGCCTATTGGCGTACCTGGAGAACTTCATATCGGGGGTTTAGGGATAGCAAGGGGTTATTTAAACCAACCAGAATTAACGGTTGAAAAATTTATAGATAACCCTTTTAAAACGGGGGAAAAACTCTATAAGACAGGGGATTTAGTTCGCTATAAGTTCAACGGTAATTTGGAATTTTTAGGGCGCATTGACTCTCAAGTTAAGATTCGGGGTTTTCGCATTGAATTGACTGAAATTGAAACGGTTTTAGATCAATATTCATCCATCAAACAATCAGTGGTTATTGCCAGGGAAGATAGTCCAGGGATTAAGCGATTAGTTGCTTATCTTGTAGGAAATAAGCATGAAAACAAAATCGAAGAAATCCGCCACTATCTTAAGCAGAAATTACCGCCTTATATGGTTCCCTCTGCTTTTGTTTTCCTAGAGGAAATTCCTGTTACTCCTAATGGAAAGGTTGACCATCGTGCCTTACCGATTCCAGAAACGACTTCCTTAGAAAGTGGGTTTGCTGCCCCTAAAACCCCGATAGAAGAACGTTTGACAGCAATTTGGGCTGAGGTCTTAAGACTGGAAAAAGTCAGTATTCATGATAACTTCTTTGAACTAGGAGGGGATTCAATTATTAGTATCCAGATGATTTCCAAAGCGAATCAAATGGGATTACAGTTAAGTCCTAAGCAGCTTTTTCAGTATCAAACTATTGCCGAATTAGCTACTGTTGTCGGAATAGATAAGCAAATAAAAGCTAATCAAGAATTGGTGACAGGAATTATCCCTTTAACGCCCATTCAACATTGGTTATTTGAGCAAGATTTACCTGATATTAATTACTTTAATCAATCAGCATTAATTGAAGTTCCAGCAACAGTAAATCCAGAACCGTTAAAGCAAGTTATACAAGCATTACTGAATCATCATGATGCTTTGCGGTTGCATTATCTTCAAGAAGATGAAAATCTAACTCAAATTAGTGATAGCACAAAAGAAGCAATACCTTTAGAGGTAATTCATTTATCACAACTGTCTCCAAACGCCCAAAAAACAGCAATTATAGCCAAAGATGAAGAAACTCAAAGGAGTCTAAACCTAGCCACAGGAGATATTGTCAAAGTTGTTTTATTTAACTTAGGAAATGAACAACCCAGTCAATTACTTATCGTCATTCATCACTTAGCGATAGACGGAATTTCTTGGCGCATTTTACTTGAAGATTTAGCTACAGCCTATCAGCAAATTAGTCAAGGTCAAGAAATTAAATTACCGTTAAAAACCACTTCATTTCAAGATTGGTCTAACCAATTAGTCACCTATAGTCAATCTGAAAAATTGAAACAAGAAAAAGATTATTGGCTATCCCAATTAACCGAAGAAATTGTTTCCTTACCTATTGATTATGCTTGGACAAAAGAGAGCAATCAGTTAAGCTTTGCTAAAGTCATTAACCTATCTTTGAATGAAGAAGAAACCCGTGGATTATTGCAAGATGTTCCTGGTGTTTATAATACCCAAATTAACGATGTCTTGTTAACTGCTTTACTGGAAAGTTTTAGCCAATGGACAGGAGAAAAATCTTTAATTGTTGACTTAGAAGGCCATGGGCGGGAAGATTTATTTGAAGTAATAGACTTATCTCGTACTGTTGGTTGGTTTACCACCTTATTTCCAGTGCGACTAGAAGGGAGTAAAACGGGACAACTTCCAGAAACCTTAAAATCAGTTAAAGAGCAACTGCGTCGTTTACCCAATCGTGGTATTGGTTATGGTGTTTTAAAGTATTTGTCTAAAGATGAAGAGGTTAAAAAAGAATTTGAGGACTTGATGAAAGCACAAGTTAGTTTCAATTATTTAGGTCAATTTGATCAGGTACTATCCGCATCAGGGGTTTTAGGAGAAGTCAAAGAATGGAAAACGGAACGAAGTCTTGTGGGAAACCGCAGTCATTTGCTAGAAATTAGTGGATTAATTCGTTCTCAAAAATTAGAAATGCAATTTGTTTATAGTGAGAAAGTTCATCAACGAGAGACCATTGAAAAATTGGCAAATGGATTTATGATCGTCTTAAAAAGCCTAATTCTTCACTGTCAGTCATACAAGGATAAAAGTTATACACCATCAGACTTTGCTGCTGCTCAAGTTAGCCAAGAACAGCTAGATAAGTTCCTGTCAAAAATCAATCAAAAGAAAGGTAAAACGAGGTAG
- the apnB gene encoding amino acid adenylation domain protein: MNNIEDIYSLSPMQQGMLFHTLYSPESEVYFEQLVCTLKGRLNLSFFQKAWQEVVAKHHVLRTSFHWEEIEKPLQMVSQKVELPWMVYDWKHWDNLQQKEALESFLKSDRASGIELDQAPLMRFALIQLETDSYQFIWSHHHILFDGWSMQIILQEVFDLYESYNRGESLQLKSCHPYREYISWLQQQDSSQAKKFWQQRLKGIEAPTPLVVDKLIDNKPQEEAYQEIPFKLSFEITNQLQSLAQKHHLTLNNLVQGAWGLLLSRYSGETDIVFGATASGRTSELPNIDTMVGLFINTLPVRLQISEKEELIPWLKALQSQQFEQEPYTYYSLADIQKNSDIPPKMSLFESILVFENYPVDSSKNAPQRTLEITDIRCLERTNYPLTVVIIPNVELSGRIVYDTRRFEAETIERMIGHLQTLLAGMANHPELRLSEFSLLTKAEEEQLILAENQNDSLIKTIDYQCIHRLFEKQVEKTPNAIAIVYKDEQLTYQELNQRANQLAHYLQFLGIKLEDKIGVCIERSPLMAIAILGILKAGGAYFPLDSAYPVERLAFMLEDVKCPILLTQTHLSNQLSVDDIKQVINIESEWKNISQYSSDNLLTQVTPDNLAYIIYTSGSTGTPKGTEIPHRSFIGFMFGVNYIKLGADNIWLQHSSISWDALTLELWTPLLYGGRCVLYPDNITTPENLSKIIKEEGVNILWLTCALFNLIIDTMPEALLEVKQLIIGGESLSVSHVRRALNLLPQTQIINGYGPSECTVFTACYVIPKQLDQNVNSIPIGKPIGDRRVYLFDQNLQRVPIAVPGEVYIGGKSVARGYLNQPILTHEKFIDNPFVDGDTLYKTGDLVRRLSDENLEFLGRIDNQVKIRGFRIELGEIETVLTNYSEIREAIVTIREDQPGDKSLVAYIVPHNHQLTTRDLRNFLSQKLPNYMIPNAFVFLDKFPLTPNGKINRLGLPAPNISQQNLGIEFVAPRTSTERELVTIWTEVLQLTKVGIYDNFFELGGHSLLATQLISRLKETFEIEFPFRYLFENPTISQLAEKVVNQQIELAEGDEFAQILGEIDELSEDEVAQQLFL; encoded by the coding sequence ATGAACAATATTGAGGATATTTATTCTCTTTCTCCGATGCAACAAGGTATGCTCTTTCATACCCTTTATTCCCCAGAGTCTGAGGTTTATTTTGAGCAGCTAGTTTGTACCTTAAAAGGACGATTGAATCTTTCATTTTTTCAAAAGGCTTGGCAAGAAGTTGTTGCCAAACATCATGTATTAAGAACTTCTTTTCATTGGGAAGAAATTGAAAAGCCTCTGCAAATGGTCAGTCAGAAAGTAGAATTACCTTGGATGGTTTATGACTGGAAACATTGGGATAATTTACAACAAAAAGAAGCGTTAGAGTCGTTTTTGAAAAGCGATCGCGCTTCAGGGATTGAACTTGATCAAGCACCTTTAATGCGCTTTGCTTTAATACAGTTAGAAACCGACAGTTATCAATTTATTTGGAGTCATCATCATATTCTCTTTGATGGTTGGTCAATGCAGATCATTCTTCAAGAGGTTTTTGATTTATATGAAAGTTATAATCGAGGTGAATCTTTACAATTAAAATCCTGTCATCCCTATCGGGAATATATTAGTTGGTTACAGCAACAAGATAGTTCTCAAGCTAAGAAGTTTTGGCAACAAAGACTTAAGGGGATTGAAGCACCTACACCTCTGGTTGTTGATAAATTGATTGATAATAAACCCCAAGAAGAGGCTTATCAAGAAATACCTTTTAAGTTATCTTTTGAGATTACAAACCAATTACAATCATTGGCACAAAAACATCATTTAACCCTTAATAATTTAGTGCAAGGAGCTTGGGGTTTACTGCTTTCTCGTTATAGTGGAGAAACGGATATTGTTTTTGGCGCAACGGCATCTGGACGCACGAGTGAGTTACCAAATATTGATACAATGGTTGGGCTATTTATCAATACCTTACCAGTGCGATTACAAATTTCCGAGAAAGAGGAATTAATTCCTTGGTTAAAAGCATTACAAAGTCAGCAATTTGAACAAGAACCCTATACTTATTATTCCCTAGCTGATATTCAGAAAAATAGTGATATTCCGCCTAAAATGTCTTTATTTGAAAGTATTTTGGTATTTGAAAATTATCCCGTAGATTCCTCGAAAAATGCTCCGCAAAGAACCTTAGAAATTACCGATATTCGGTGTTTAGAAAGAACAAACTATCCTTTGACAGTTGTGATTATTCCTAATGTAGAATTATCAGGAAGAATTGTCTATGATACCCGTCGCTTTGAAGCGGAAACGATTGAGCGTATGATTGGACATTTGCAAACCTTATTAGCAGGAATGGCGAATCATCCAGAACTACGTCTTTCTGAATTTTCATTATTAACTAAAGCGGAAGAAGAACAATTAATATTGGCAGAAAATCAAAATGATTCCCTGATCAAAACTATTGACTATCAATGTATTCATCGGTTATTTGAGAAACAGGTAGAAAAGACTCCTAATGCGATCGCGATCGTTTATAAAGATGAACAATTAACCTATCAAGAATTAAACCAAAGAGCTAATCAATTAGCCCATTATTTACAATTTCTAGGTATAAAATTAGAGGATAAAATAGGGGTTTGCATTGAAAGATCACCTTTAATGGCGATCGCAATTTTAGGGATTCTTAAAGCAGGAGGAGCTTATTTTCCTTTAGATTCTGCTTATCCAGTTGAAAGATTAGCTTTCATGCTCGAAGATGTAAAATGCCCCATACTTTTAACTCAAACTCATTTATCTAATCAATTATCAGTTGATGATATTAAACAGGTCATTAATATCGAATCAGAATGGAAAAATATTAGTCAATATTCCTCTGACAATTTATTAACTCAAGTTACTCCTGATAACTTAGCTTATATTATTTACACGTCAGGTTCAACTGGAACCCCGAAAGGAACAGAAATTCCTCATCGTAGCTTCATCGGTTTTATGTTTGGGGTTAATTATATTAAGCTGGGGGCTGACAATATTTGGCTACAACATTCTTCAATTTCTTGGGATGCTTTAACTTTAGAATTGTGGACACCATTGCTTTATGGGGGGCGTTGTGTGCTTTATCCAGACAATATTACGACTCCTGAAAACTTGAGCAAAATTATCAAAGAAGAAGGGGTTAATATTCTCTGGCTGACTTGTGCTTTATTTAACCTAATTATTGATACAATGCCAGAAGCTTTATTAGAAGTTAAACAATTAATAATAGGAGGAGAATCTTTATCTGTTTCTCATGTTCGTCGTGCTTTAAATTTATTACCACAAACACAAATTATTAATGGTTATGGCCCTTCAGAATGTACTGTATTTACCGCTTGTTATGTGATTCCCAAACAACTCGATCAAAATGTCAATTCAATTCCCATTGGTAAACCGATTGGAGATAGAAGAGTTTACTTATTTGATCAGAATTTACAACGAGTTCCGATCGCGGTTCCTGGGGAAGTTTACATAGGCGGAAAAAGTGTTGCCAGGGGTTATTTGAATCAGCCAATATTAACTCACGAAAAGTTTATTGATAATCCTTTTGTTGATGGAGATACTCTTTATAAAACAGGAGATTTAGTGCGTCGTCTGAGCGATGAAAATCTAGAATTTTTAGGACGTATTGATAATCAGGTCAAAATTCGCGGTTTTCGCATTGAATTAGGGGAAATTGAGACGGTTTTAACTAATTATTCTGAAATAAGGGAAGCGATTGTTACAATACGAGAAGATCAACCTGGAGATAAATCTTTAGTTGCTTATATTGTTCCCCATAATCATCAATTAACTACTCGTGATCTCAGAAATTTTCTGAGTCAAAAGTTGCCTAATTATATGATTCCGAATGCTTTTGTCTTTTTAGACAAATTTCCTCTCACTCCTAATGGTAAAATTAATCGTCTTGGTTTACCTGCTCCCAATATTTCTCAGCAGAATTTAGGGATTGAATTTGTTGCTCCTCGGACTTCTACAGAACGGGAATTAGTAACAATTTGGACTGAGGTTCTACAGTTGACAAAAGTAGGAATATATGATAATTTTTTTGAGTTAGGAGGTCATTCTTTACTAGCAACTCAACTAATTTCTCGATTAAAAGAAACCTTTGAAATTGAGTTTCCTTTTCGCTATTTATTTGAAAATCCTACCATTAGCCAACTAGCAGAGAAAGTTGTTAACCAACAGATTGAACTAGCAGAAGGTGATGAATTTGCGCAAATCTTAGGGGAGATTGACGAGTTATCTGAAGATGAAGTGGCACAACAATTATTTTTATGA